In Thalassotalea sp. Sam97, a single window of DNA contains:
- a CDS encoding FdhF/YdeP family oxidoreductase, producing the protein MDKQRQQVKFTTKPAKAGGINSLKSTLKSIVQSQQPSTNIKSLLKANQDKGFDCPGCAWGDEKQGLVQFCENGAKAIAWESTTKTVGADFFAEHSVSSLRKQSDYWLEYQGRLAEPLRYNEAADQYQPISWKDAFALIAKHLNGLENVNQLELYTSGRASNEAAFIYQLFGRLYGTSNFPDCSNMCHEASGVALKESIGVGKGTVTLKDFSLADAIFVFGQNPGSNHPRMLNALRKAARNGCKIITFNNLKEVALERFASPQDPLELLTPKATNISHAYYTPKLGGDMAAVRGIVKALLAMDEHRQQTGSDSVFAEQFIRQHTSNLDEYIQQVTATSWQQICDQSGLSQAELEQVAKIWASSDKVICCWAMGITQHKHSVATIQEMTNLQLLGGHIGKPGAGLCPVRGHSNVQGNRTVGINEKPPQVFIERLASVVGAPVAGDHGHNVYHALKALLAKQSKIFISLGGNIAQAAPDSKRVYQALSNTELNVQIATKLNRSHLYTGGEALILPCLGRTEIDQQKSGAQYITVEDTFSMVHASQGNVAPVSTALKSEVAIIAGIANAVLGNDIIDWSELAADYKNIRQLISATLPEFNDYEQRLDHIGGFYLGNSAAEHRWLNQAGKALFSALPLPNEIIALDHLAMNKQQKQRLLTMQTLRSHDQYNTTIYGMNDRYRGISGGRNVVFVNAKDAKVQNLCDGDIVTIRSLWPDDIERKVENFKVHIYDIPQGNVAAYYPETNPLIPLDSVGDRSDTPTSKSIAVLLEKQVSQRII; encoded by the coding sequence ATGGATAAACAACGCCAGCAGGTAAAATTCACAACGAAACCCGCCAAAGCAGGTGGCATTAACTCGCTTAAATCTACCTTAAAAAGCATAGTGCAGAGTCAACAACCCAGCACCAACATTAAAAGCTTGTTAAAGGCTAATCAAGATAAGGGCTTTGATTGTCCGGGTTGCGCTTGGGGGGATGAAAAACAAGGCTTAGTCCAGTTTTGTGAAAATGGCGCAAAAGCTATTGCATGGGAGTCGACCACCAAAACCGTTGGTGCAGATTTCTTTGCCGAACACAGTGTGAGTAGCTTACGTAAACAAAGCGACTACTGGCTAGAGTACCAAGGCCGCTTAGCCGAACCACTGCGCTACAACGAAGCCGCAGATCAATACCAACCCATAAGCTGGAAAGATGCCTTTGCGTTAATTGCTAAGCATCTAAATGGGCTTGAAAACGTAAATCAATTAGAGTTATACACCTCAGGTCGAGCGTCAAATGAAGCTGCATTTATCTATCAGTTATTTGGCCGATTATATGGCACCAGTAATTTCCCAGATTGCTCGAATATGTGCCATGAAGCCAGTGGTGTCGCGTTAAAAGAATCGATTGGCGTTGGTAAAGGTACCGTCACCTTGAAAGACTTTTCGCTCGCCGATGCCATTTTTGTCTTTGGCCAAAACCCTGGTTCAAATCACCCTCGGATGCTAAACGCCTTACGCAAAGCGGCTCGTAATGGCTGTAAAATCATTACCTTTAACAATTTAAAAGAAGTGGCGCTTGAGCGATTTGCTAGCCCACAAGATCCCCTAGAGCTATTGACACCGAAAGCAACCAATATCAGTCATGCTTACTATACCCCTAAATTAGGTGGTGATATGGCTGCGGTGCGAGGCATAGTAAAAGCACTATTGGCTATGGACGAACATCGTCAACAAACCGGTAGCGACAGCGTTTTTGCCGAGCAGTTTATTCGTCAGCACACTTCTAACCTTGATGAATATATTCAACAAGTTACCGCCACGAGCTGGCAACAAATTTGCGATCAATCAGGGCTTAGTCAAGCAGAATTAGAGCAAGTTGCAAAAATTTGGGCGAGCAGTGACAAGGTTATTTGTTGCTGGGCGATGGGGATCACCCAGCACAAACATTCAGTCGCGACCATTCAAGAAATGACCAACTTGCAATTACTCGGTGGTCATATTGGTAAGCCTGGTGCAGGTTTGTGTCCAGTACGTGGTCACAGTAATGTGCAAGGTAACCGTACTGTGGGTATTAATGAAAAGCCACCGCAAGTGTTTATCGAGCGATTAGCCAGCGTAGTTGGTGCACCGGTGGCAGGCGACCATGGTCACAATGTCTACCATGCCCTAAAGGCTCTGTTAGCAAAACAAAGTAAGATATTCATCAGTCTTGGTGGCAATATTGCCCAAGCAGCCCCCGATAGCAAGCGAGTTTACCAGGCACTGAGTAATACCGAACTGAACGTGCAAATTGCCACTAAGCTCAATCGCAGCCATTTATACACGGGTGGTGAAGCTCTGATATTGCCATGCTTAGGCCGAACAGAAATCGACCAACAAAAGTCTGGAGCGCAATACATAACCGTCGAAGATACCTTTTCCATGGTGCACGCCTCACAAGGCAATGTAGCTCCGGTATCAACAGCGCTTAAGTCAGAAGTCGCCATTATCGCGGGTATTGCCAACGCGGTGTTAGGTAATGACATTATTGATTGGTCTGAATTAGCCGCTGACTATAAAAACATTCGTCAACTCATCTCGGCAACGTTGCCTGAATTTAATGATTATGAACAACGCTTAGACCATATTGGTGGCTTTTATCTAGGCAATAGTGCTGCTGAACATCGTTGGTTAAACCAAGCAGGTAAAGCATTATTCAGTGCATTGCCATTGCCTAATGAGATCATCGCGCTTGATCATTTAGCGATGAACAAGCAGCAAAAACAGCGACTATTAACCATGCAAACGTTGCGCTCCCATGATCAGTACAACACCACGATTTATGGTATGAATGACCGCTACCGTGGTATATCAGGTGGTCGAAATGTCGTGTTTGTAAACGCCAAAGACGCCAAAGTTCAGAATCTTTGCGATGGCGATATTGTCACCATTCGTTCGCTATGGCCTGATGACATTGAGCGTAAGGTCGAAAACTTTAAAGTGCATATTTACGATATACCACAAGGAAATGTCGCTGCTTATTATCCCGAAACCAACCCATTAATACCACTTGATAGCGTCGGCGATCGTTCTGATACACCAACATCAAAATCTATCGCCGTATTGCTTGAAAAACAGGTTTCGCAACGCATTATTTAG
- a CDS encoding HAD-IIB family hydrolase: MSQYIIATDLDGTLLDHTTYKFHKAAPALEHCDKANIPVIFNTSKTFGETERLAKVLDNNHPFIIENGSALYVPKGYFAKELDSQVPRYDAGAYWLYKFGLNRSEILSRLTTFNSEHKFSFIGFSQMTTRELSRYTGLTLDQAAEAKERQFSEPLLWQDQPSRVERFAKHMQLFGINVIKGGRFVHLIGMVDKGKPLAYLKALYALNDCEKTLIALGDSDNDKAMLERADIAVVIQSPAHQNPVLDVHPRLIRSRYQGPVGWNDTILELLEA; the protein is encoded by the coding sequence GTGAGTCAATACATCATTGCCACAGATTTAGACGGTACTTTACTCGATCATACGACCTATAAATTCCATAAAGCTGCACCAGCACTTGAGCATTGCGATAAAGCCAATATTCCGGTTATTTTTAACACTAGCAAAACCTTTGGTGAAACCGAACGCTTAGCCAAAGTGCTAGATAATAACCACCCTTTTATAATCGAAAATGGCTCGGCTTTATACGTGCCAAAGGGCTACTTCGCTAAAGAGCTTGATAGCCAAGTACCACGCTACGATGCCGGCGCGTATTGGCTCTATAAATTTGGGTTAAACCGTAGTGAAATTCTATCGCGTTTAACCACCTTTAATAGTGAACACAAGTTTTCTTTTATTGGCTTTTCACAAATGACTACGCGCGAGCTGTCACGTTATACCGGGCTTACTTTAGACCAAGCTGCTGAAGCCAAAGAGCGTCAATTTTCAGAACCTTTGCTATGGCAAGACCAACCTAGTCGCGTAGAACGCTTTGCCAAACACATGCAATTATTTGGTATTAATGTCATTAAAGGTGGTCGCTTCGTCCACCTTATCGGCATGGTCGATAAAGGCAAGCCATTAGCTTATCTAAAGGCACTATATGCCTTAAATGATTGTGAAAAAACGCTTATAGCGCTAGGTGATAGCGACAATGATAAAGCCATGTTAGAACGTGCTGACATTGCTGTTGTTATTCAGTCGCCTGCGCACCAAAACCCTGTACTCGATGTACACCCTCGGTTAATTCGCTCTCGTTATCAAGGACCGGTAGGTTGGAACGATACCATTCTTGAATTATTAGAAGCATAA
- the mtnN gene encoding 5'-methylthioadenosine/S-adenosylhomocysteine nucleosidase: protein MKAGIIGAMQPEIAILKSKLNNLAEHTHFGYTFYTGEINGTEIVLVQSGIGKVASSIATVLMIEKFAPDYIVNTGSAGGFDQSLRVGDIVISSEVRHHDADVTAFGYEIGQLPGMPAAFTPHPMLVEAAQSGIDKLDGIQTLTGQITTGDTFMTKDDDIAKARANFPNMAAVEMEGAAIAQTCHQLNVPFVVIRSMSDIAGKESPTSFEAYLETASVNSSELVLNMLEALKGKQLS, encoded by the coding sequence ATGAAAGCAGGCATTATCGGCGCTATGCAGCCAGAAATCGCCATTTTAAAAAGCAAATTAAATAATTTGGCGGAACATACCCATTTTGGCTACACCTTTTACACCGGTGAGATTAATGGCACTGAGATTGTTTTAGTTCAATCTGGTATCGGTAAAGTCGCATCAAGCATCGCAACGGTACTGATGATCGAAAAGTTTGCACCAGATTACATTGTTAATACCGGTTCCGCTGGTGGCTTTGATCAATCATTACGTGTTGGTGACATCGTTATCAGCTCTGAAGTTCGCCACCACGATGCTGATGTCACAGCCTTTGGCTACGAAATTGGTCAATTACCCGGCATGCCTGCGGCATTCACGCCACACCCCATGTTAGTAGAGGCAGCACAATCAGGTATTGATAAGCTTGATGGCATTCAAACCTTAACGGGACAAATCACCACGGGTGATACCTTTATGACCAAAGATGATGATATTGCCAAAGCACGAGCCAACTTCCCTAATATGGCTGCCGTTGAAATGGAAGGCGCAGCCATTGCACAAACGTGTCATCAATTAAATGTACCATTCGTGGTTATTCGCTCAATGAGCGATATAGCGGGTAAAGAGTCACCAACCTCGTTTGAAGCATACCTTGAAACGGCATCGGTTAACTCATCAGAACTTGTCTTGAACATGCTTGAAGCACTAAAAGGCAAACAGCTTAGCTAA
- a CDS encoding rhodanese-like domain-containing protein, with translation MKQLTITLLLLSSLLFSTFSFADSSAELPEQITQQQLIAMQQSQLPFLLLDVRSEEEYQQGHIAGAINIDFRQLSDNLEILNQYKEQNIVVYCRSGRRAGIAIDELTKLGFSNLTHLEGDMQLWRKNQRPEQKEQQ, from the coding sequence ATGAAACAACTCACCATCACCCTATTGTTGCTATCTTCACTGTTGTTTAGCACATTCAGTTTTGCGGATAGCTCTGCCGAGTTACCCGAGCAAATAACCCAACAACAATTAATTGCGATGCAACAGTCTCAATTGCCATTTTTACTACTCGACGTGCGCAGTGAAGAAGAATATCAGCAAGGCCATATCGCAGGAGCCATCAATATTGATTTTCGTCAGCTGAGCGACAATCTAGAGATCCTTAACCAATATAAAGAGCAAAATATTGTCGTCTATTGTCGCTCTGGTCGTCGTGCTGGTATCGCCATCGACGAGCTAACAAAGCTTGGCTTTAGCAATCTCACTCACCTTGAGGGTGATATGCAGTTATGGCGTAAAAATCAACGCCCTGAACAAAAAGAGCAGCAATAA
- a CDS encoding trimeric intracellular cation channel family protein codes for MTDIAVSEHLSTFVYLADLFGVIVFALSGALVAGRYRLDPFGVIVLAAITAVGGGTIRDIIIGVPVFWTVQTEYIFAILATSLITIILVREPKHVPRRFMLVADAFGLALFAVLGTQKALAYEQTMTAAIILGTMTGVAGGMIRDIICNQIPLILRQEIYATAALLGSSIFVLLDYLQLSEPIAGTIAMLCALMLRLASIYWNMSLPAFNFDDDTSP; via the coding sequence GTGACCGATATCGCGGTTAGCGAGCACCTGAGCACCTTCGTTTATCTTGCCGACTTATTCGGTGTAATTGTGTTTGCCCTATCAGGTGCCTTGGTTGCTGGTCGCTACCGCCTTGATCCTTTTGGCGTAATCGTCCTTGCCGCAATCACCGCCGTCGGTGGCGGTACCATCCGCGATATTATTATCGGCGTGCCAGTATTTTGGACTGTGCAAACCGAATATATTTTCGCGATATTAGCCACATCCTTGATCACCATCATTCTTGTTCGTGAACCGAAACACGTACCAAGACGCTTTATGTTAGTGGCTGACGCGTTTGGTTTAGCTTTGTTTGCCGTCCTCGGCACCCAAAAAGCGTTAGCGTATGAGCAGACCATGACTGCCGCAATTATTCTCGGCACGATGACGGGGGTAGCGGGTGGCATGATCCGCGATATTATTTGCAATCAAATTCCACTTATTTTAAGGCAGGAAATATATGCTACCGCCGCCTTACTGGGCAGTAGCATATTTGTGCTATTAGATTATTTACAGTTGAGTGAACCCATCGCAGGCACTATTGCCATGCTCTGTGCTCTGATGTTGCGATTAGCGAGTATTTACTGGAATATGTCGTTGCCCGCTTTCAATTTTGATGACGACACCAGTCCTTAA
- a CDS encoding glycosyl transferase, whose product MGDFYQNGVITTLHNLGKRSIDEVEQELCQFSQKRPMGLVLPSLYSELETEALPNIIDELCKVPYLSQIVIGLDRADEAQYRHALQFFSKLPQHHRVLWNDGPRLKAIDKELKEKGLAPEQLGKGRNVWYCFGYTLACNQVESIALHDCDILTYDRQMLARLIYPVANPKFNYEFCKGYYSRIANGTLNGRVSRLLVTPLIRALKKLVKDDEYLEYLDSYRYALAGEFSFRIDVLNDLRIPSDWGLEIGVLAEMYRNYSTNRLCQVDIADVYDHKHQNLSKDDETGGLSKMSIDIAKALFRKLAIQGTVFDAGTFRTIKATYYRMALDFIETYKNDAIINGLELDIHKEEQAVELFAENIIKAGHKFLEDPMETPFIPSWNRVVNAIPDIFERLKEAVELDHEEFSATIRALDKTA is encoded by the coding sequence ATGGGCGATTTTTATCAAAACGGTGTGATCACCACATTACACAACTTAGGTAAGCGTTCAATTGATGAAGTTGAACAAGAACTTTGTCAATTTAGCCAAAAAAGGCCGATGGGCTTAGTGTTACCAAGCTTGTATAGTGAGCTTGAAACCGAAGCATTACCCAATATTATTGATGAGTTATGTAAAGTACCGTACCTGTCGCAAATCGTTATCGGCCTCGACCGAGCCGACGAAGCACAGTATCGTCATGCTCTGCAATTTTTCTCCAAGTTACCGCAACACCACAGGGTGTTATGGAATGATGGTCCTCGTTTAAAAGCGATTGATAAAGAGCTTAAAGAAAAAGGTCTCGCGCCAGAGCAATTGGGTAAAGGGCGTAACGTTTGGTACTGCTTTGGTTATACCTTAGCATGTAACCAAGTTGAGTCGATTGCCCTGCACGATTGCGATATTCTTACTTACGATCGACAAATGTTAGCAAGGCTTATCTACCCTGTCGCGAACCCTAAATTTAACTATGAATTTTGTAAAGGCTACTACTCGCGCATCGCTAACGGCACCTTAAATGGCCGCGTCAGTCGCTTACTGGTAACGCCATTAATTAGAGCACTCAAAAAATTGGTTAAAGACGATGAATATCTCGAATATTTAGACAGTTATCGTTATGCCTTAGCTGGTGAATTCTCATTCCGTATTGATGTGTTAAACGATCTTCGAATCCCAAGTGACTGGGGGTTAGAGATTGGCGTACTGGCCGAGATGTATCGTAACTACTCAACCAACCGCTTATGTCAGGTTGATATTGCCGATGTTTACGATCATAAGCATCAAAATCTGAGCAAAGATGACGAAACTGGTGGCTTATCGAAAATGTCTATCGATATTGCAAAAGCGCTGTTTCGCAAACTCGCCATTCAAGGTACGGTGTTTGATGCAGGCACTTTCCGTACCATTAAAGCAACCTACTATCGTATGGCCCTCGATTTTATTGAGACCTATAAAAACGATGCCATTATTAACGGCCTTGAATTAGATATTCATAAAGAAGAACAAGCGGTGGAATTATTTGCTGAAAACATCATAAAGGCCGGCCATAAGTTTTTAGAAGATCCTATGGAAACGCCATTTATTCCGAGCTGGAATCGCGTGGTTAATGCCATTCCGGATATTTTTGAACGATTAAAAGAAGCTGTTGAGCTAGACCATGAAGAGTTTAGCGCAACAATAAGAGCCCTTGATAAAACGGCTTGA
- a CDS encoding alpha-amylase family glycosyl hydrolase produces the protein MNDAGHQPIIENRQGLLFRIKTHLRHLYSPDKLDDIADALLKTMTLTDDALGPEPYQNHWDQADVYLISYADSIIDEQQVPLATLHQFLNTYLSNSVSTIHLLPFYPYSSDDGFAVIDYYQVNHSVGDWPDIQSLAQDYKLMADVVLNHCSARSGWFENFKANKHPGKDFFFHVAPNTDTSQVVRPRTHDLLKEVETPDGTRYVWCTFSHDQVDFDFTNPKVLIEFASILKFYLDKGISVFRFDAVAFLWKVPGTSCINLKETHEAVKLLRLLVEHYRHDAIIITETNVPNRENLMYFGNANEAHAIYNFSLPPLLVNTLITGNCAHLKTWLMSLPPAQNGTAYFNFIASHDGIGLRPVEGILSQQEIDEMINTMINFGGRVSWRALKGGKNQPYEINIALFDALSGTIKGHDSLQIARFICAHAIMLAIEGIPAIYIHSFIATNNDHDKVRLSNQNRAINRHRWDYPQLSALLDNPYSQHAQVLEHLNRLIAIRKKQPAFHPNATQYTLHLGVHLFAFWRQSIDRKQSIFAVNNVTDQPQKLLLSDLNLIELDTWTDLISGTGYNDVHQLIILAPYQSIWLSNTKR, from the coding sequence ATGAATGACGCAGGGCATCAACCCATAATAGAAAACCGTCAAGGCCTACTGTTTCGAATAAAGACTCATCTGCGTCATTTATACTCCCCTGATAAGCTTGATGATATCGCCGATGCTCTACTAAAGACCATGACGTTAACCGATGATGCTCTAGGGCCTGAGCCGTATCAAAATCATTGGGATCAAGCCGATGTATATTTAATTAGCTACGCCGATAGCATTATCGACGAACAACAAGTCCCGCTTGCGACGTTGCATCAATTTTTAAATACGTACTTGTCAAACAGTGTTAGCACCATACACTTACTACCTTTTTACCCCTATAGCTCTGATGATGGCTTCGCCGTTATTGATTATTATCAAGTTAATCATAGTGTTGGTGACTGGCCCGATATTCAATCATTAGCACAAGATTACAAGTTGATGGCAGATGTTGTACTAAATCATTGTTCAGCACGCAGTGGTTGGTTTGAAAACTTTAAAGCGAATAAGCACCCCGGCAAAGACTTTTTCTTCCATGTCGCGCCCAATACTGACACGAGTCAGGTTGTCAGGCCAAGAACTCATGATTTATTAAAAGAAGTTGAAACCCCCGATGGCACACGTTATGTGTGGTGCACATTTAGCCACGATCAGGTCGATTTTGACTTTACCAACCCCAAGGTATTAATTGAATTCGCATCAATCCTAAAGTTTTATCTTGATAAAGGTATTAGTGTGTTCCGTTTTGATGCTGTGGCTTTTTTATGGAAAGTCCCAGGTACCAGTTGCATCAATTTAAAAGAAACCCATGAAGCAGTTAAACTGTTGCGTTTGCTGGTTGAACACTATCGCCATGATGCCATTATCATTACAGAAACCAATGTCCCGAATCGGGAAAACTTAATGTATTTTGGCAATGCCAACGAAGCTCATGCCATATATAATTTCTCCCTGCCTCCGTTATTGGTTAATACCCTAATAACCGGCAACTGTGCCCATCTAAAAACATGGTTAATGTCACTGCCCCCAGCGCAAAATGGTACAGCATATTTTAACTTCATCGCTTCTCATGATGGTATTGGGCTGCGCCCTGTCGAAGGCATACTTAGCCAACAAGAAATCGATGAGATGATCAATACCATGATCAATTTTGGTGGTCGTGTCAGTTGGCGCGCGTTAAAAGGTGGCAAAAACCAGCCCTATGAGATCAACATCGCCCTATTTGATGCCTTATCTGGCACCATTAAAGGCCATGACAGTTTGCAAATTGCCCGCTTTATTTGTGCGCATGCGATTATGCTTGCCATTGAAGGGATTCCGGCGATTTATATTCACAGTTTTATCGCGACCAATAATGACCACGATAAGGTGCGATTAAGTAATCAAAACCGCGCTATAAATCGACATCGATGGGACTATCCACAACTTAGTGCACTACTAGACAACCCCTATAGTCAACATGCGCAGGTCCTTGAGCACCTAAACAGGCTGATTGCTATTCGTAAAAAACAACCCGCGTTCCATCCTAATGCAACCCAGTACACCCTGCACTTAGGTGTTCATTTGTTTGCCTTTTGGCGACAAAGTATTGATCGCAAGCAAAGCATATTTGCCGTTAATAATGTTACTGACCAACCGCAAAAGCTGTTATTAAGCGACTTGAACTTGATTGAACTTGATACTTGGACTGACTTAATCAGCGGTACAGGATACAACGACGTACATCAACTAATCATCTTAGCGCCCTACCAGAGCATATGGTTGAGCAACACTAAACGCTAA
- a CDS encoding nuclear transport factor 2 family protein, translating into MILKYGIMGLLLLPTVSYAQNLTAKVTEYFDAQKAVEHKRSQESDVEELLSLLTDDATFEHPSFNAVQTKEEYKTGLLYYLGKYGKCDIKVSNIIEGLNAVTVEYLHPCIDSEGNMDAQSNKQKLVTLFEFKDEKIKLIRHYF; encoded by the coding sequence ATGATTTTAAAATATGGAATAATGGGGTTGTTGCTGCTCCCAACTGTTAGCTATGCACAAAACTTAACCGCTAAAGTTACTGAATATTTTGATGCTCAAAAAGCAGTTGAACATAAGCGCTCTCAAGAGAGTGATGTAGAGGAGCTCCTTTCACTATTAACAGATGATGCGACATTTGAACACCCTAGCTTCAATGCTGTTCAAACGAAAGAAGAATATAAGACAGGTCTACTTTACTACTTAGGGAAATATGGTAAGTGCGATATTAAGGTATCAAACATCATAGAAGGACTGAACGCTGTGACTGTCGAATATTTGCATCCCTGTATAGATTCTGAAGGGAATATGGATGCGCAGAGCAACAAACAAAAACTGGTCACTTTGTTCGAATTTAAAGATGAAAAAATAAAACTGATTAGGCACTACTTTTAA
- a CDS encoding TipAS antibiotic-recognition domain-containing protein — protein MTTENEFQENPELEKQEQLARERVGDDKVDERMEQLANMSMEDTMALKEKADAVMMKISTCKNLAADSDDMQAIVKEYLFYTNFALSKLQGKSIVVDYQRFINMAESIANDNDQKAAFDQHGIGTAEHFANAIQIYAEANLK, from the coding sequence ATGACCACTGAAAACGAATTTCAAGAAAACCCAGAGCTGGAAAAACAAGAGCAACTTGCCAGAGAGCGTGTTGGTGATGACAAAGTTGACGAGCGCATGGAGCAACTGGCTAACATGAGTATGGAAGATACCATGGCTCTGAAAGAAAAAGCCGATGCTGTTATGATGAAAATTTCAACGTGCAAGAACCTAGCAGCGGATTCAGATGACATGCAAGCGATTGTAAAAGAGTACCTGTTCTATACCAATTTTGCGTTAAGCAAATTACAAGGTAAATCTATTGTTGTTGATTACCAACGTTTTATAAACATGGCTGAATCAATTGCCAACGATAACGATCAAAAAGCCGCATTTGACCAGCACGGTATTGGTACCGCTGAACACTTTGCTAACGCTATTCAGATCTATGCCGAAGCAAACTTAAAGTAA
- a CDS encoding dUTP diphosphatase — MSDLSIAIKQIKQMLTMQDAMNTRVSETWRANNYEWYRAIWVECAEMLDHHGWKWWKHQECDVAQVQLELVDIFHFGLALRLMQVTDVNVIAEELANDLISSDKAASYSDFKLALEDLASAAVTNKAFDAHSFAACMRLMNMDLEDLFRQYVGKNTLNFFRQDHGYKDGSYIKVWHGKEDNEVLAELVSTLDTNSDDFQSNVYQGLKAAYPA; from the coding sequence ATGTCTGATTTATCTATCGCTATCAAGCAAATTAAACAAATGCTTACCATGCAAGACGCTATGAACACTCGCGTTAGCGAGACGTGGCGAGCCAATAATTACGAATGGTATCGCGCTATTTGGGTTGAGTGCGCTGAAATGCTCGACCACCACGGTTGGAAATGGTGGAAACATCAAGAATGTGATGTTGCTCAAGTTCAGCTTGAATTGGTTGATATTTTCCACTTCGGCTTAGCCCTTCGCTTAATGCAAGTAACAGACGTAAACGTTATTGCTGAAGAATTGGCTAATGACCTTATCAGCAGTGACAAAGCAGCAAGTTACAGTGACTTTAAATTAGCACTGGAAGACTTAGCGAGCGCAGCAGTAACTAATAAAGCATTCGATGCACACAGTTTTGCAGCATGTATGCGTTTGATGAACATGGATTTAGAAGATCTGTTCCGTCAATACGTTGGCAAAAATACCCTTAACTTTTTCCGTCAAGATCACGGCTACAAAGATGGTAGCTATATTAAGGTGTGGCACGGAAAAGAAGATAATGAAGTACTTGCAGAACTAGTTAGCACGTTAGATACCAACAGCGACGATTTTCAAAGTAATGTATATCAAGGTTTAAAAGCGGCCTACCCTGCTTAA
- a CDS encoding DUF2306 domain-containing protein: MAFITIIHAALAILATITGAFVLARRKGDISHTTLGKVFVISMILVNLSAFSFWPKYGFTFFQVLALWNLTWVLLGYYYAYKKPNNNWLVNHYYYISYAYLGVLAATVARLPVILGVAPTESALISLAVVFGFGAYYIEKIGKKVRENHLSLI; encoded by the coding sequence TTGGCATTTATTACAATTATTCATGCTGCATTAGCAATTCTTGCTACAATCACCGGAGCATTCGTATTAGCCCGTAGAAAAGGCGATATTTCTCATACAACACTGGGAAAAGTTTTCGTTATAAGCATGATTCTAGTTAACCTATCGGCTTTCTCGTTTTGGCCGAAATATGGTTTCACTTTCTTTCAGGTGCTGGCATTGTGGAATTTGACCTGGGTATTGCTTGGTTATTATTATGCTTATAAAAAACCAAACAATAATTGGCTAGTGAATCACTATTACTACATTTCATATGCCTATCTTGGTGTTCTCGCCGCGACAGTAGCTCGACTTCCCGTGATTTTAGGAGTTGCACCTACTGAGTCGGCTTTGATTTCATTGGCGGTAGTTTTCGGCTTTGGAGCTTATTATATCGAAAAGATAGGCAAAAAAGTTCGAGAGAACCACTTGTCGCTTATATGA